In a genomic window of Periophthalmus magnuspinnatus isolate fPerMag1 chromosome 3, fPerMag1.2.pri, whole genome shotgun sequence:
- the irx6a gene encoding iroquois-class homeodomain protein IRX-6a has product MGTKDAAMSFSQFGYPYNATSQFFVSANPSTTCCDSISRSVSDGTGASQTAAAASFCCPSYENRLLASSRTELNTALGVYSSPYAAAAAASQNYANYFPYSTDPSAIYSSLNPQYDIKDSTGALHSGIAQTAAYYPYDHSLGQYQYDRYGTVDFNGTARRKNATRETTSTLKTWLYEHRKNPYPTKGEKIMLAIITKMTLTQVSTWFANARRRLKKENKMTWSPKNKAGEDRKDELDKNDHDCVTKDTSDCKEEKDLQLSDLDDMDDEDCDKLDSDCEKVTGDGPDLQAMTISGSLQKRDCSSELHLSLPNTFHTAFPCPIKSSLPPLTTDYPDPVVSRSSSSPMGTLSHFESPDKPRIWSLARTAALGVILSPQQQQSQPSSGSSCQLQSTRLPVSPAGQCAGIRGLNENSSLSNLENSFSSESSVLHPKVYGAGSYSHKGIHLHCSSYPGLADTYPYTSTIEGFPSGKAETPSPDLSQACATLADDKVTAFRPVMKR; this is encoded by the exons ATGGGAACAAAAGACGCAGCTATGTCTTTCTCACAGTTTGGATATCCTTACAATGCAACGTCACAG TTTTTCGTGTCGGCAAACCCCAGTACGACTTGCTGCGATTCGATTTCCAGGTCTGTCTCTGACGGGACAGGCGCATCCCAAACGGCTGCAGCCGCGTCCTTCTGCTGCCCCTCCTACGAGAACCGGCTCCTGGCGAGCAGCCGCACGGAGCTCAACACGGCACTAGGCGTCTACAGCTCCCCTTATGCAGCCGCTGCTGCCGCCAGCCAGAACTATGCCAACTACTTCCCCTACAGCACCGACCCATCCGCCATCTACTCCTCTCTG aatccacagtatgacatcaagGACAGCACAGGCGCATTACACTCTGGGATCGCTCAGACGGCTGCTTACTATCCTTACGACCACTCACTGGGCCAATATCAGTACGACAG GTATGGGACAGTAGATTTTAACGGGACAGCCAGGAGGAAAAATGCCACTCGGGAAACGAccagcactttaaaaacatggcttTATGAGCACCGCAAGAACCCCTATCCCACTAAAGGAGAGAAGATCATGTTAGCCATCATCACCAAGATGACCCTCACACAAGTGTCCACCTGGTTCGCCAACGCCAGGAGGAGACTCAAGAAGGAGAACAAGATGACGTGGTCTCCTAAGAACAAAGCAGGGGAGGATAGGAAGGATGAACTTGATAAAAACGACCACGACTGTGTAACCAAAG ATACATCTGATTGCAAAGAGGAGAAGGACTTGCAGTTAAGTGATCTGGATGACATGGATGATGAAGACTGTGACAAACTGGACAGTGACTGTGAGAAGGTGACTGGAGACGGACCTGACCTACAGGCCATGACCATCTCTGGGAGCCTCCAAAAACGAGACTGCAGCTCGGAACTACACTTGAGTTTACCTAACACTTTCCACACTGCATTCCCCTGCCCCATCAAgagctctctccctcccctcactACTGACTACCCTGATCCAGTGGTCTCCAGGTCTTCATCCAGCCCAATGGGAACTTTGTCGCACTTTGAATCTCCGGACAAACCCAGGATCTGGTCTCTGGCACGCACTGCGGCATTGGGTGTTATTCTGagtccacagcagcagcagtctcaGCCGAGCTCGGGGTCATCCTGCCAGCTCCAGAGCACCAGGCTTCCTGTGTCTCCTGCTGGACAGTGTGCAGGGATAAGGGGCCTTAATGAAAACTCAAGTCTTTCCAACTTGGAAAACTCTTTCTCCTCTGAAAGTTCAGTGCTGCACCCAAAAGTATATGGAGCTGGGAGCTACAGTCACAAGGGCATCCATCTGCACTGTTCATCCTACCCTGGCCTGGCAGATACATATCCATACACTTCCACCATAGAAG GGTTCCCTAGTGGCAAAGCTGAGACACCGTCCCCTGACCTGAGCCAAGCCTGTGCGACCTTAGCAGATGACAAGGTGACTGCGTTCAGACCTGTGATGAAGAGGTGA